In Haliscomenobacter hydrossis DSM 1100, the DNA window ACTGGATCGTAACTTACGGTTTTGGCACTGTTGTTGGACACGGCTTCGATGTAGTAGCGAATATAAGTGCCCGCAGCAAAAGCAGGAATGGTAGCTCCATAAACCCCGTCAGCCGCACTACCATCAGCATTGTTGCCATCATCTTTCATCTGGATTTTGGTAAAAACACCCGTCAGGTTGTTGGAATAATACAGCCAAACATTGGAAATTCCTTCGGAGCCTTTTACCGTGCTGCGCACTTGTACACTTTGGCCAATTTGCGGCAGCTGCCCCTGCACATTGCCCACCCGATAATGAGTACTGCTGATACTGGGCGCGATGCGATTGACTTCAACTTGGTTACTCAGGTAGTTATAGCGGTTGGTGAAAAAATTTTTCAGAATAGTCAGGCCGGAAGTAAAATTGGCATAAGTGTAGAGCGCTCGGGGATCAGTTTTTACCAACGCGTCAATTTTTTTAGCCAATCGATCTACATGTACGTGGGAGGTGGTGGGGTTGATGCTGGCCTCATTGATGCTGCGCAAATGGGCCAAATAGCGTTGCCGCCAGGCAGGAACGGCCAGCATCTTATTGAGCAGCGGATAATTTCCGTTGGTTTCATTGTAAAAAGGACTCCAGGTGGCCCGGCTTGTAGCGAGGGAACTATTGCCATCTACCTCAATTGGGGTTAGTCGTTGGGTTTCGGGATCCCAATAGATGTAATAATCCATGGCACCTTTGTGCACATAGCTGTCATCATCTCCAAAGGCAATTTCCGTAGCTAGAAACCATAAAGTGCGGTCTATATCGATGTAAGTGGGCAGTACGGTTTCCAGGTCAGCAAGGGCAGTTTGGTTCAATTTATTTGCCGCTTGCATCAGCTTTTCCCAGGGGTTGCTGACCTCCGAGCGTTTGAGGGTATAGTAGTTTTTGTACAGTGAAGTGTCTGCACCGAGGTAATTGATGGCCGCTAGCCCTCGGCCAAATCCACCGCCGCCACCTGGACCACCGCCTACTCCACTTGGAGAATCTGCCCGCCAGCGAATGCCATCGTTGCTAAACCACCATTCTTTGATGAATTCACCATTAATTTGTTGCACATTGGGGTAAATGCCCCAGTCCTGGTCATTGATGTACAAGTGAATAAAGTTGGTTCGTACTGCCGGGGCATGACGCCGGGCCAGAATCCCGTACAGCACTTCGCGCAGATAGGTCGGATCTTCAAAGGCATTGTTGAAATTGAGCGATTCGTACCCTTCCACATTGCGGTCTTCTTTGACGTATTGCATATTGACGCTAAAGGATTTTTTTTGGGCACCGCTGGGCAAGCGGTTGTAAGAGGTTTGCCCTTTGAATGCGATGCCTACACTGTCGTAGGTGACACCGTCGTAGACCATTTTGCCCAGCAAATCTGCACTTCTGGAGTAGTTATTGGTCAATTGTTGCCAATAATCGGATTGGGTAAAATAGAAGCGAACCTCCTTGATGTCGGCTGTATCGTAAAAGCCAGTGACTCTTTTTTCGCCAAAAACCAGACGCTGACCATCCTGGCTCACGCTGAGGCCAGAAGGTAGTTTTTGGGCAGTTAAATCATTGATC includes these proteins:
- a CDS encoding CotH kinase family protein, whose protein sequence is MKKWILFFLPTLWLCVGLINDLTAQKLPSGLSVSQDGQRLVFGEKRVTGFYDTADIKEVRFYFTQSDYWQQLTNNYSRSADLLGKMVYDGVTYDSVGIAFKGQTSYNRLPSGAQKKSFSVNMQYVKEDRNVEGYESLNFNNAFEDPTYLREVLYGILARRHAPAVRTNFIHLYINDQDWGIYPNVQQINGEFIKEWWFSNDGIRWRADSPSGVGGGPGGGGGFGRGLAAINYLGADTSLYKNYYTLKRSEVSNPWEKLMQAANKLNQTALADLETVLPTYIDIDRTLWFLATEIAFGDDDSYVHKGAMDYYIYWDPETQRLTPIEVDGNSSLATSRATWSPFYNETNGNYPLLNKMLAVPAWRQRYLAHLRSINEASINPTTSHVHVDRLAKKIDALVKTDPRALYTYANFTSGLTILKNFFTNRYNYLSNQVEVNRIAPSISSTHYRVGNVQGQLPQIGQSVQVRSTVKGSEGISNVWLYYSNNLTGVFTKIQMKDDGNNADGSAADGVYGATIPAFAAGTYIRYYIEAVSNNSAKTVSYDPVGAEHDVYFYQVQTPLSSTAAVVINEVLASNTKDLDENKQADDWIELYNTTNNRINISGYSLTDNLTNLKKWVFPEGTFIEAKGFLTVWADEDQKQGLLHANFKLSKSGELLILSDSNGIQLDRVEFGEQQDDQGYARVPDGTGSFVIQKSTSNASNNLTTSVLDLALRGLKIYPNPAQDQVNIEAEGEIEGEILTIYNAQGRLIARQILQQKTIVNTNNWPNGTYLLRIGAVGRKLMILK